AACCAAACAAACGTTATAGAGGCGGATAAGGTGCTGGTTGCAGTAGGGCGCAAACCATGCACTGAGAGTCTTGGTATCGATGGAAAAATAGAGAAAGACAGTCGTGGTTTCGTTCAAGTTAACAATAGATATGAAACTAATGTGAAAGGGATATTTGCTATTGGTGACGTGATCGGTGGAGCAATGCTTGCTCATAAAGCAGAGGAAGAGGGAGTTGCAGTTGCGGAAATAATAGCAGGACAATTACCTCACGTTGATTATAAAATTATACCATCTGTCATTTACACTCACCCTGCGGTTTCTTCGATCGGTAAAACCGAAGAGGAACTCAAAAATGCTGGCCATAAGTACAAAGTTGGTAAATGTCAATTTGCTGCAAACGGCAGAGCAAAAATCACTGATGATGCTGAAGGATTCGTGAAAGTGCTGACTTGTAGCAGAGCAGATACAATACTAGGTGTGCATATCATAGGAGCATACGCTGATACGCTAATCAACGAAGCAGCGGTTGCAATGGCATATGGCGCAGCAGCAGAGGATATATACAGAATTTGTCACTCTCACCCTGATATAAATGAAGCCTTCCGCGACGCATGCATTGATGCTTTCTTTAAAAAATAATTGTGGACCTCGGTTCAATCATTGAAAAATGGTATGAGTGGCTGAGGTGCAACAGATTTTATTCACCAAACACTTTAGAGTCATACATGAGGGACTTGAAGGATCTTATAAGTTTCCTAAATACTCACATTGGTGGAGAAGTGAATGTTGGCACTTTGGAAAAATTGAGCGTACCTGAGTTAAGAAGTTGGCTTACCTCTCGTTACGCAAGAGGTGTAAATGCAAGATCTAACACTCGAGCACTCTCAGTAATCAGAAATTTTTTCAAGTACATAAAAAGCAACTACAATATAGACAATGAAGCTGTATTTTCCTTGTCAAGGCCGATTCAGAGAAGAACTCTGCCCAAAGCATTATCAATACCTGATATAAAAACTTTGGTGAAAGAAATGAAATTATCTGACTTGGGTGAACCTTGGGTGATAAAAAGAGAAATTGCGATTATCGTCCTGCTATATGGTACAGGCTTAAGAATCAGTGAAGCGTTGAACCTTAGGGTTAGTGATATTAACAATGAAAGTTTAATAGTAACAGGTAAGGGAGATAAACAAAGGCAGGTATTCATTCTTCCGGTAGTAAAAAAATGTATACAGGAATATGTAAAAGCTTGTCCTTACCTTGATGAAGCACAATATCTCTTTGTGGGAGTAAGGGGAAAAAAATTGGGAAGAACTTATGTGGCCAATCGTTTGCAGAAAATAAGGAGAATGTTAAATTTACCAGAAATTTTATCTCCACATGCATTTCGTCATAGTTTTGCTACTCATTTGCTTCAGGAAGATATTGACATAAGATCAATACAACAACTGCTTGGTCATTCGAGTCTTGAGACCACTCAAGTTTACACTCACCTCAATTATCAAGATGTTTTTAATATGTATAAGAATTTCCAACAGAGTTTGGAGAAGAAGTCAAAACTTTAACTTCGTTCTAAACCACCAAGCTGAGTGCTTTCAACATCACTAAGTATTGTGTTTGCTTTATATAAACTATGACATCCTACTAAAAAAAGAACCAGTGCAACTGCTGTAAGACAAGCACCTATTACTAGATAATCGTATAAAATTGCTAAACCTACACAACCAGTCAATGCTCCAGATAATATAAAAAATGCATAAGCATAGTTGCTTTGTTTTTTACCAGGGGAAATTGCTTGTGAGGATTTTTCGTTTTTATTACTCAGACTTTTAGTACGGATTTCTGATGAAAGCCTATCTCTTTCTTCCCTTACTTGTTTCAAATCTCTTTTTAATTGTGAAATTTCGACAGTGTCACTTGCTCTTCCATACACAATTCTATTAAGTCGAGTTACTTCATCATTTAGATCATTAATCTTCGTTTGTTGACTTAATTTTTCTTGTTTTACTTGTTTCAAATCTCTTTCTAACTGTGAAATTTTGCTAGTTTTATTCGTTAGCTCTTGCTCTTTTTCTTTAAGTTGAGTTTTTGTTTTTTCAAGTTCTTCTACAAGTTCTTTTACAAACCCCTCAAAATCTTTTGGTATATTATTCGTATTTGCAGGAAATTTCTCATTTAAATAATTTGTAATAGATTCGATTGGATTATCAACATCCCTCAACGCAGCAGTAACAATTGCACGATTTATGAAACAATTATCTTCTACTAATTTTTTTACATCATCTAAATCTTTTTTATTAATAGCATCGGTTAATCGCTCTGTAATAGCTTGTTCAATTATTTTCTTCACCCATGGATTTCGCTCTATAGCTTGTATTGGCTTTATTTGACTAAAATCTAGGTCTTTATGTTTTAAAAGTTTAGTCAATACTTCTTCGTTATCTCCTATTATTCCTCGTAAACACGATTCGATAATTAAGCTAAGTGGTGTTTTTATTCTTCCATCT
The nucleotide sequence above comes from Wolbachia endosymbiont of Oedothorax gibbosus. Encoded proteins:
- a CDS encoding tyrosine recombinase XerC, yielding MDLGSIIEKWYEWLRCNRFYSPNTLESYMRDLKDLISFLNTHIGGEVNVGTLEKLSVPELRSWLTSRYARGVNARSNTRALSVIRNFFKYIKSNYNIDNEAVFSLSRPIQRRTLPKALSIPDIKTLVKEMKLSDLGEPWVIKREIAIIVLLYGTGLRISEALNLRVSDINNESLIVTGKGDKQRQVFILPVVKKCIQEYVKACPYLDEAQYLFVGVRGKKLGRTYVANRLQKIRRMLNLPEILSPHAFRHSFATHLLQEDIDIRSIQQLLGHSSLETTQVYTHLNYQDVFNMYKNFQQSLEKKSKL
- a CDS encoding ankyrin repeat domain-containing protein, producing MSWERSRVGMTGSERTQESLNTPTQKLFKAIDDENLEGFKQALAEGADVNAFDKEGMTPLVSIVTNLSAGFKKEYQNMIRLLLLHQRIDVNICEKSNDDTALHLAMCFQQKKTLQLLLSHPNINTNITNKKNQSPSECARQNRAEHLIIEIQKARKGKELLAALSSGNIYQAETLLNQELNPNCWRRTQDGRIKTPLSLIIESCLRGIIGDNEEVLTKLLKHKDLDFSQIKPIQAIERNPWVKKIIEQAITERLTDAINKKDLDDVKKLVEDNCFINRAIVTAALRDVDNPIESITNYLNEKFPANTNNIPKDFEGFVKELVEELEKTKTQLKEKEQELTNKTSKISQLERDLKQVKQEKLSQQTKINDLNDEVTRLNRIVYGRASDTVEISQLKRDLKQVREERDRLSSEIRTKSLSNKNEKSSQAISPGKKQSNYAYAFFILSGALTGCVGLAILYDYLVIGACLTAVALVLFLVGCHSLYKANTILSDVESTQLGGLERS